In the Bactrocera tryoni isolate S06 unplaced genomic scaffold, CSIRO_BtryS06_freeze2 scaffold_11, whole genome shotgun sequence genome, one interval contains:
- the LOC120779859 gene encoding uncharacterized protein LOC120779859, whose translation MWNIGKIIQTFDSKEKCISFAEEQELILKGKICRTHKVPMTLSLYKSSTVGVFRCRKGVCRNRTALARSSDTWFDNLKIPLPQVFYLMYACVSHWSHAEVRKNSFIREPVISSATICDWYNYCREAVVLYQVEHQVAVGKIGGPGKTVEIDESKFKKRKYNKGRRVEGHWVLGMVEHGSDDLRLEVCPGNVRSAEVLIPLIEKHVAKGSVICTDCWKAYDCLASHGYEHRRVNHSDPDNPFVAEDGTHTQRIESQWCVIKRFFIKDNYNNSEDFSNLIFEYIWRKNIANNHDDPFVKLLDAIKYTEHQLYPTTPHLTLKSWDGILKLPQNA comes from the exons ATGtggaatattggaaaaataatccAAACATTTGACTCTAAAGAGAAGTGTATTTCCTTTGCCGAGGAACAAGAATTGATTCTAAAAGGTAAAATTTGCCGGACGCATAAAGTGCCAATGACGCTCTCGTTATATAAAAGTAGCACTGTTGGGGTGTTTCGATGCCGGAAAGGGGTTTGTCGGAACAGAACTGCGTTAGCAAGGTCGAGCGATACTTGGTTCGACAATTTGAAAATCCCACTTCCGCAGGTATTTTATctaatgtatgcatgtgtatctCATTGGTCGCATGCGGAAGTGAGGAAAAACAGTTTTATCAGGGAACCAGTTATATCTAGCGCTACTATATGTGACTGGTATAATTACTGCCGCGAAGCCGTAGTATTATACCAGGTTGAACATCAGGTAGCGGTAGGTAAAATTGGTGGCCCTGGTAAAACTGTTGAAATAGATGAAAGTAAATTTAAGAAGAGAAAATACAACAaag ggCGGAGAGTCGAGGGCCACTGGGTTCTTGGAATGGTTGAGCATGGGAGTGACGACCTTAGGCTGGAGGTATGTCCCGGCAATGTCAGGTCTGCTGAGGTGCTCATACCTTTGATAGAGAAGCACGTAGCAAAAGGCAGTGTTATATGTACTGATTGCTGGAAAGCATATGACTGTCTGGCCAGTCATGGGTATGAGCACCGACGGGTTAATCACAGCGACCCCGATAATCCGTTCGTCGCCGAGGACGGGACCCATACTCAACGCATCGAGTCCCAGTGGTGCGTAATTAAACGTTTTTTCATAAAAGACAATTACAATAACAGCGaagatttttctaatttaatatttgaatatatttggagaaaaaatattgcaaataatcATGATGATccttttgttaaattattagatgcaattaaatacaca GAGCATCAGCTCTATCCAACCACACCACATTTAACCCtaaaatcgtgggatggtatactaaagcttCCCCAAAACGCATAA